The following coding sequences are from one Clarias gariepinus isolate MV-2021 ecotype Netherlands chromosome 19, CGAR_prim_01v2, whole genome shotgun sequence window:
- the LOC128507498 gene encoding uncharacterized protein KIAA2026 isoform X1 yields the protein MKVHIDVGDKNETACPSHTLNYTIQGQKDIIGLGERKKHLVFEDHLCRSTLYDQSGSKYLGNECLQISRKLCNSPMAESQSVISHCDLDMLEVSEDSCSIPENGDNDRNDNFTAEVQQAYRIFQSFLLEKHKAVTAPFWFPVGDQTANEMSLKTIDDKFVKQEYESITEFVADFRQMLENCYRFHGVDHWISKQAQKLEIILEQKLTLLSRTLREKTALVVTSKGRFGTEDEKAPVGTSTRRRSVPRNLAAISVGGSESIMVQALRLEEQQRAKEEKRQRDLEKKEAGEASAKEVEEWERSLLLLAEPWPIGTMWELPAIGHFLCLAQKALKLPEIVFFELERCLLMPRCSSFLAKIMTSLLCPPHRRITLHRRPALPYRRWEVELRQKVLGWYQSIGRAKDQEACAEHLGLCHRFFWTLGETSPLEEKPFHLLPFNQRVWLLKGLCDNVYETQKDVQDAVLGQPIHECRESILGYDSQENTYIHFPHFCGADLRIYRQSPCLPLEFPLPSFSVKKLQPEIGDRTEENLSPCPEKAGNWESCVRDDGSEESEVYWKVPDKLEFLCKEELPSPQIIEDQPMEVKQCLELKEDKKSIDYEPCLRVGMNCYMGKFPANSLNTHALEASVPLEIGATVKSETSCQSLQCQRHSCPNCFMDSGANPEPHTCLCFLPESDRTASVIFRQTSLSNAVTGKIQSRKKSKKKKKEKLLGVKPGTGKLGLKKLRQARVAKGPMCKSAADLKRKDRRRKQKLGRKFIPKKPQEKSKDQSLQLPTEPSFKLVCTSLDELRDLISKTEDELDELESTKKRCERWYIKREAVKELHITLIRLLNELLPWEPKLLKAFHRNRARLKKESDDFKKHPEYKNFVREEWVASDADGDAYKEGSSSTEISRELKDEDKTERLLKGGPETTDCENHIGNHSFTHVVSRPEVNSSLIDVGPFTRSSKHRLRGMDEDFSLSKKAKIFTDDSVTSESEKNVTSGDQTTAEGHASKTETMSVVSTPLCAFPRRCNPIQALLAKSVGNKVTLISHPQVAVAARTSQFLDKAITAALSTTNPTAVCRPKPQPAPVSIQTQTSTAPSVQKPMQVVYKGPEGLSLVKNNNTPVKFSVQPVIHQKAGENAMQQVIILPTNLLIQKTEEKKAQQQSSIAAVATTKPATHLSITSGFTVTENRIPVQQVSPLKTVTTVMNSSAVSPSLQKPVSCGVSPARKKPAEPSSTLKGSTTSTSATTESNKCDLNQELKTVCIRDSQSILVTTRGGNTGVVKVQTSDNSGASVLTSSPIFTFSPKFPAFLVSKESTVSTSTAQTTTTKLLPVSSLNDDSISFYSAAKSPLKSANLVSSSPLMERLSSTVPFNKDLPLPVSDNASKSAQILIGINSLVPANSQTNASAPSSGWAVQTTASKNIIRLSPNRSQDTTTDPEQSALQKLFVVTSTTNVPASISSITTTSTSSACLGSSVKFMSQSGSACSTVTVAKGLIKSESSPPVTTTSSASEVMKVTPNLGGATGSTSAGTLTEVQGINITGLTARILDKTTVTTKTTDIGTKVRPMLMPNVLAPSTGQMFVQNSNSRPSSCASLNINGPVKVTGSVDGKSVKFSTYDTGHMASSELLSAAQQKTVSNVMSAAISVSDILNNRSELVVSSSAPNIGCSVVGSPFNKGATLPRGVIQDKPLNSTSFSNPFTPIRLPVISTMTRVPQPLALSTTTGKPVPGNPSTGTRSVMASTARPPVNAILGTTTIQEKVVINTTGPIAPGTQLLINNARFVVPAQGLAPGSHVLLISSPTVHPTGQLGTNPVYPAPRVAGTLTPSASVVQGLNMVTPGISSQGSSVRQPAPISAKPEQSVSLNNLLTVVRSPPVTVNSSPPAQLSQVGTTQSSGQQGLTHIVRLPSFLLPGVKEHSAASSCSVTSCSKENITVQSQRCLKSINTPELLQTGPAPKAVATAVKTVMSWPSPVVTMSPMSSTVSRMQTLPVATVPPIGSTITCSQTTCVATASPSINTLLMATCQPVRPVQPRNIKMTVPSNTLLVKSKTQTQVSDEQTTCTSSKLLLSPDGAILNVLKCPALQNLMVTTDKPALGLTSPNSPLDPERNATSDNPEFPNY from the exons ATGAAGGTGCACATCGATGTGGGTGATAAAAATGAGACAGCTTGTCCATCGCACACATTGAATTACACCATCCAGGGTCAAAAAGACATAATTGGGCTTGGGGAGAGGAAGAAACACCTTGTTTTTGAGGACCATCTTTGTAGAAGCACACTGTATGACCAGTCAGGGTCAAAATATCTTGGAAATGAATGTTTACAGATTTCGAGAAAACTGTGTAACAGTCCAATGGCAGAATCACAGAGTGTAATTTCACACTGTGATTTGGACATGCTGGAAGTCTCGGAGGACAGCTGCTCTATACCTGAAAATGGTGATAATGACCGTAACGACAATTTCACAGCCGAAGTACAGCAAGCTTATAGAATATTCCAGAGTTTTCTTCTGGAGAAGCACAAAGCTGTGACTGCCCCATTTTGGTTCCCTGTTGGAGATCAAACTGCAAACGAAATGTCTTTGAAAACGATAGACGACAAGTTCGTCAAACAAGAATATGAAAGCATCACAGAGTTTGTGGCTGATTTCCGCCAAATGTTGGAAAACTGCTATAGATTTCATGGTGTTGATCACTGGATCTCTAAACAGGCACAAAAACTGGAGATCATCCTGGAGCAAAAGTTGACTCTGCTCTCAAG GACACTGAGAGAAAAAACAGCCTTGGTTGTGACTTCTAAGGGTCGTTTTGGCACTGAAGATGAAAAAGCACCGGTTGGCACTTCAACCAGACGTCGATCTGTGCCACGAAACTTGGCAGCCATTTCTGTGGGTGGATCAGAATCCATCATGGTGCAAGCACTTCGGTTAGAGGAACAACAGCGGGCCAAGGAGGAAAAAAG GCAGCGAGACCTTGAGAAGAAAGAGGCTGGGGAGGCATCTGCCAAAGAAGTGGAGGAATGGGAGCGCTCATTGCTCTTGTTAGCTGAGCCATGGCCCATCGGCACCATGTGGGAACTCCCTGCTATTGGTCACTTCTTGTGCCTGGCGCAAAAGGCCCTCAAACTTCCAGAGATTGTATTCTTCGAATTGGAACGTTGCCTGCTAATGCCTCGCTGTAGCTCTTTTTTGGCAAAGATCATGACCTCCCTGCTTTGCCCTCCTCATCGAAGAATAACACTCCACAGGCGTCCAGCACTGCCTTATCGTCGCTGGGAGGTGGAGTTGAGACAGAAAGTCTTAGGATGGTACCAGTCTATAGGCCGAGCCAAGGACCAAGAGGCTTGTGCCGAACATCTAGGACTTTGCCACCGTTTTTTCTGGACCCTGGGAGAGACAAGTCCATTAGAAGAGAAACCATTCCATTTGTTGCCGTTTAACCAACGTGTTTGGTTGCTTAAGGGcctttgtgacaatgtctatGAGACTCAAAAGGACGTGCAGGATGCCGTCCTTGGACAGCCTATTCACGAGTGTCGGGAGTCCATCTTGGGCTACGACAGTCAAGagaacacatacatacacttcCCGCATTTCTGTGGTGCTGATCTGCGTATATATCGCCAAAGTCCTTGTCTACCACTGGAATTTCCTTTGCCATCATTTTCTGTGAAGAAACTACAGCCTGAAATAGGGGACAGGACAGAGGAGAACCTGAGTCCTTGTCCCGAGAAAGCAGGTAACTGGGAATCATGTGTCCGAGATGATGGCTCAGAAGAAAGTGAGGTATATTGGAAAGTACCTGATAAACTTGAGTTCCTTTGTAAAGAGGAGTTACCAAGTCCTCAAATCATCGAGGACCAACCCATGGAGGTAAAGCAATGCCTTGAATTAAAAGAAGACAAGAAATCTATAGACTATGAACCTTGCCTTAGGGTTGGCATGAATTGCTACATGGGCAAATTTCCTGCCAATTCTTTAAATACACATGCTTTAGAAGCTTCTGTGCCGTTGGAAATTGGTGCCACAGTAAAGAGTGAAACTTCTTGCCAAAGTCTTCAATGTCAAAGACATTCTTGCCCCAATTGTTTCATGGATTCCGGTGCAAATCCAGAGCCTCACACATGCCTTTGTTTCTTACCGGAATCAGACAGGACGGCTTCTGTGATTTTTCGACAAACCAGTCTGTCAAACGCTGTAACAGGGAAAATACAgtccagaaaaaaaagtaaaaagaaaaagaaggaaaaattgCTTGGAGTCAAGCCTGGGACGGGCAAGCTTGGTCTGAAAAAGCTCCGACAGGCCAGAGTGGCCAAAGGCCCCATGTGCAAAAGTGCTGCTGACTTGAAGAGGAAGGATAGGAGACGGAAACAGAAGTTAG ggagaaagtttatTCCCAAGAAACCGCAAGAAAAAAGTAAAGATCAATCTTTGCAGCTGCCGACAGAGCCATCATTTAAG CTGGTCTGCACAAGTTTGGATGAACTGCGGGATCTCATCAGTAAAACAGAGGATGAGCTAGACGAGTTGGAAAGCACCAAAAAGAGATGT GAACGGTGGTACATTAAGAGAGAAGCAGTGAAGGAGCTTCACATTACTCTTATAAGACTGCTAAATGAGCTGTTGCCATGGGAACCCAAGTTACTCAAGGCCTTTCACAggaacag GGCTCGATTAAAAAAGGAAAGCGATGACTTTAAAAAGCATCCTGAATATAAAAACTTTGTCCGAGAGGAGTGGGTAGCATCCGATGCAGATGGAGACGCATACAAAGAAGGCTCTTCTTCCACAGAGATTAGCAGAGAATTGAAGGATGAGgacaaaactgaaaggctttTGAAAGGAGGCCCTGAAACAACAG ATTGTGAGAATCATATTGGAAACCACTCATTTACACACGTAGTCAGCAGACCAGAAGTTAACTCGTCTTTGATTGATGTTGGACCTTTCACTCGAAGTTCAAAGCATCGTCTGCGTGGCATGGATGAGGACTTCAGTCTTAGCAAAAAAGCAAAGATTTTCACTGATGATTCTGTGACTTCTGAATCAGAAAAGAATGTTACGTCTGGGGACCAAACAACAGCAGAAGGACACGCATCAAAGACTGAAACAATGTCAGTGGTATCCACACCTCTGTGTGCTTTTCCAAGGCGCTGTAATCCAATTCAGGCATTGCTGGCCAAGAGTGTTGGAAATAAAGTGACTCTAATAAGTCATCCACAGGTAGCTGTGGCGGCTCGAACTTCACAATTTCTAGACAAGGCCATTACTGCAGCTTTATCCACAACCAACCCCACAGCAGTTTGTCGACCTAAACCACAACCAGCACCTGTCTCCATTCAAACACAAACTTCCACAGCACCATCTGTACAGAAGCCCATGCAGGTTGTATATAAGGGTCCAGAAGGCTTGAGTTTGGTTAAGAATAACAACACACCAGTTAAGTTTTCAGTGCAGCCAGTCATACATCAGAAAGCAGGTGAGAATGCAATGCAGCAGGTTATTATTTTGCCTACAAATCTACTCATTCAAAAGACTGAAGAAAAGAAAGCTCAGCAGCAATCTAGTATTGCTGCTGTTGCCACAACCAAGCCAGCTACACACTTATCTATTACTTCAGGGTTTACTGTCACAGAAAACAGGATACCGGTTCAGCAAGTGTCTCCGTTAAAAACTGTTACCACTGTAATGAACTCATCTGCTGTGTCACCTAGCTTGCAAAAACCAGTGTCTTGTGGAGTTTCACCTGCCCGTAAAAAACCTGCTGAACCAAGTTCAACCCTGAAAGGATCCACTACGTCTACTTCAGCCACTACTGAGTCCAACAAATGTGATCTTAATCAAGAGTTAAAAACAGTGTGCATCAGAGACTCGCAGTCCATTCTCGTCACAACCAGAGGGGGAAACACAGGAGTGGTGAAGGTACAGACTTCAGACAACAGTGGTGCCAGTGTTTTAACTTCCAGCCCGATTTTCACTTTCTCCCCCAAGTTTCCAGCTTTCCTGGTGTCCAAGGAATCTACTGTCTCAACATCAACTGCTCAAACTACTACTACCAAGCTATTGCCTGTTTCCTCTCTAAATGATGACAGCATTTCATTTTACTCAGCAGCAAAATCACCTTTAAAAAGTGCCAATCTGGTTAGCTCGTCACCTCTGATGGAAAGATTAAGTAGTACAGTACCCTTTAACAAGGATCTGCCTTTGCCTGTCTCGGACAATGCATCAAAAAGTGCCCAGATATTAATTGGTATTAACTCACTAGTTCCTGCCAACTCCCAAACCAACGCTAGTGCCCCTTCATCCGGGTGGGCTGTCCAGACCACTGCATCTAAAAATATAATTCGACTTTCTCCAAACAGATCACAAGATACTACCACTGATCCAGAGCAGTCTGCCTTACAGAAATTATTTGTGGTCACATCCACTACAAATGTCCCAGCATCGATATCAAGTATCACCACTACTTCTACTTCTTCTGCTTGTCTAGGATCAAGCGTCAAGTTTATGAGTCAGTCTGGCTCCGCCTGCTCTACGGTTACAGTTGCTAAAGGGTTAATAAAGTCGGAGTCTAGTCCTCCTGTCACAACTACATCATCAGCATCTGAAGTCATGAAAGTTACACCCAACCTAGGAGGAGCCACCGGCAGCACATCTGCTGGTACTCTGACTGAAGTCCAGGGCATCAACATTACTGGATTAACAGCTAGAATACTGGACAAAACTACAGTGACAACCAAAACAACAGACATTGGCACAAAAGTTAGACCTATGTTGATGCCCAATGTACTTGCACCTTCAACTGGGCAAATGTTTGTCCAGAACAGCAACTCTAGGCCAAGTAGCTGTGCGTCTCTGAATATTAATGGTCCGGTCAAGGTCACTGGTTCTGTTGATGGTAAAAGTGTTAAGTTTTCCACTTATGACACTGGACATATGGCCTCCTCTGAACTCCTGTCAGCAGCACAACAAAAGACTGTGTCTAATGTTATGTCAGCTGCTATCTCAGTATCAGACATCCTAAATAATAGATCGGAGCTAGTAGTTAGCAGCTCAGCTCCAAATATAGGCTGTTCTGTAGTAGGGAGCCCGTTTAACAAAGGCGCTACTTTGCCAAGGGGAGTGATTCAGGACAAACCTTTGAATAGTACATCTTTTAGTAATCCTTTTACCCCTATCAGACTCCCTGTCATTAGCACCATGACAAGGGTCCCTCAACCCTTAGCACTGAGCACGACAACAGGAAAACCTGTGCCAGGCAACCCTTCTACTGGAACTCGGTCTGTCATGGCTTCTACGGCGAGACCTCCTGTAAATGCCATCCTTGGCACCACAACAATTCAGGAAAAAGTCGTCATCAATACTACTGGTCCAATTGCTCCTGGAACTCAACTCTTAATCAACAACGCAAGGTTTGTAGTGCCCGCTCAAGGACTTGCACCGGGCAGTCATGTTCTTCTCATCTCGAGTCCTACTGTGCATCCTACAGGCCAATTGGGGACAAATCCTGTATATCCTGCCCCAAGGGTGGCAGGTACTTTGACTCCTTCTGCTTCAGTTGTTCAAGGTCTAAACATGGTAACACCCGGTATAAGTTCACAGGGTTCATCAGTCAGGCAGCCAGCACCCATCTCAGCAAAGCCTGAACAATCTGTTTCTCTTAATAATCTTTTAACTGTAGTCAGGTCCCCACCAGTCACTGTTAATTCTTCTCCTCCTGCACAACTGTCTCAAGTAGGTACTACCCAATCATCTGGGCAACAAGGCTTGACCCACATTGTAAGACTTCCATCGTTTTTACTCCCTGGAGTGAAAGAACACTCTGCTGCTTCTTCATGTAGTGTTACCAGCTGCTCAAAAGAAAACATTACAGTTCAGTCACAGAGATGTTTGAAGAGCATCAACACCCCGGAACTTTTACAGACAGGACCTGCACCAAAAGCAGTTGCAACAGCAGTAAAAACCGTGATGTCCTGGCCATCCCCAGTGGTTACTATGTCCCCCATGAGTAGTACGGTATCAAGGATGCAGACGCTGCCCGTGGCCACTGTACCACCGATTGGCAGCACTATCACTTGTAGCCAAACCACGTGTGTTGCAACAGCATCTCCATCTATCAACACACTTTTAATGGCGACCTGTCAACCAGTTAGACCTGTGCAAcctagaaatataaaaatgacaGTCCCTAGCAATACTCTACTGGTTAAAAGCAAGACTCAAACACAAGTCTCAGATGAGCAAACCACTTGTACATCCAGTAAACTGTTGTTAAGTCCTGATGGTGCTATTTTGAATGTACTTAAATGCccagctttacagaatctaaTGGTTACAACAGATAAACCGGCACTGGGGTTAACCAGCCCTAATTCGCCTCTGGATCCAGAAAGAAACGCAACATCAGATAATCCAGAATTccctaattattaa
- the LOC128507498 gene encoding uncharacterized protein KIAA2026 isoform X3, producing MKVHIDVGDKNETACPSHTLNYTIQGQKDIIGLGERKKHLVFEDHLCRSTLYDQSGSKYLGNECLQISRKLCNSPMAESQSVISHCDLDMLEVSEDSCSIPENGDNDRNDNFTAEVQQAYRIFQSFLLEKHKAVTAPFWFPVGDQTANEMSLKTIDDKFVKQEYESITEFVADFRQMLENCYRFHGVDHWISKQAQKLEIILEQKLTLLSRTLREKTALVVTSKGRFGTEDEKAPVGTSTRRRSVPRNLAAISVGGSESIMVQALRLEEQQRAKEEKRQRDLEKKEAGEASAKEVEEWERSLLLLAEPWPIGTMWELPAIGHFLCLAQKALKLPEIVFFELERCLLMPRCSSFLAKIMTSLLCPPHRRITLHRRPALPYRRWEVELRQKVLGWYQSIGRAKDQEACAEHLGLCHRFFWTLGETSPLEEKPFHLLPFNQRVWLLKGLCDNVYETQKDVQDAVLGQPIHECRESILGYDSQENTYIHFPHFCGADLRIYRQSPCLPLEFPLPSFSVKKLQPEIGDRTEENLSPCPEKAGNWESCVRDDGSEESEVYWKVPDKLEFLCKEELPSPQIIEDQPMEVKQCLELKEDKKSIDYEPCLRVGMNCYMGKFPANSLNTHALEASVPLEIGATVKSETSCQSLQCQRHSCPNCFMDSGANPEPHTCLCFLPESDRTASVIFRQTSLSNAVTGKIQSRKKSKKKKKEKLLGVKPGTGKLGLKKLRQARVAKGPMCKSAADLKRKDRRRKQKLGRKFIPKKPQEKSKDQSLQLPTEPSFKLVCTSLDELRDLISKTEDELDELESTKKRCVRTVVH from the exons ATGAAGGTGCACATCGATGTGGGTGATAAAAATGAGACAGCTTGTCCATCGCACACATTGAATTACACCATCCAGGGTCAAAAAGACATAATTGGGCTTGGGGAGAGGAAGAAACACCTTGTTTTTGAGGACCATCTTTGTAGAAGCACACTGTATGACCAGTCAGGGTCAAAATATCTTGGAAATGAATGTTTACAGATTTCGAGAAAACTGTGTAACAGTCCAATGGCAGAATCACAGAGTGTAATTTCACACTGTGATTTGGACATGCTGGAAGTCTCGGAGGACAGCTGCTCTATACCTGAAAATGGTGATAATGACCGTAACGACAATTTCACAGCCGAAGTACAGCAAGCTTATAGAATATTCCAGAGTTTTCTTCTGGAGAAGCACAAAGCTGTGACTGCCCCATTTTGGTTCCCTGTTGGAGATCAAACTGCAAACGAAATGTCTTTGAAAACGATAGACGACAAGTTCGTCAAACAAGAATATGAAAGCATCACAGAGTTTGTGGCTGATTTCCGCCAAATGTTGGAAAACTGCTATAGATTTCATGGTGTTGATCACTGGATCTCTAAACAGGCACAAAAACTGGAGATCATCCTGGAGCAAAAGTTGACTCTGCTCTCAAG GACACTGAGAGAAAAAACAGCCTTGGTTGTGACTTCTAAGGGTCGTTTTGGCACTGAAGATGAAAAAGCACCGGTTGGCACTTCAACCAGACGTCGATCTGTGCCACGAAACTTGGCAGCCATTTCTGTGGGTGGATCAGAATCCATCATGGTGCAAGCACTTCGGTTAGAGGAACAACAGCGGGCCAAGGAGGAAAAAAG GCAGCGAGACCTTGAGAAGAAAGAGGCTGGGGAGGCATCTGCCAAAGAAGTGGAGGAATGGGAGCGCTCATTGCTCTTGTTAGCTGAGCCATGGCCCATCGGCACCATGTGGGAACTCCCTGCTATTGGTCACTTCTTGTGCCTGGCGCAAAAGGCCCTCAAACTTCCAGAGATTGTATTCTTCGAATTGGAACGTTGCCTGCTAATGCCTCGCTGTAGCTCTTTTTTGGCAAAGATCATGACCTCCCTGCTTTGCCCTCCTCATCGAAGAATAACACTCCACAGGCGTCCAGCACTGCCTTATCGTCGCTGGGAGGTGGAGTTGAGACAGAAAGTCTTAGGATGGTACCAGTCTATAGGCCGAGCCAAGGACCAAGAGGCTTGTGCCGAACATCTAGGACTTTGCCACCGTTTTTTCTGGACCCTGGGAGAGACAAGTCCATTAGAAGAGAAACCATTCCATTTGTTGCCGTTTAACCAACGTGTTTGGTTGCTTAAGGGcctttgtgacaatgtctatGAGACTCAAAAGGACGTGCAGGATGCCGTCCTTGGACAGCCTATTCACGAGTGTCGGGAGTCCATCTTGGGCTACGACAGTCAAGagaacacatacatacacttcCCGCATTTCTGTGGTGCTGATCTGCGTATATATCGCCAAAGTCCTTGTCTACCACTGGAATTTCCTTTGCCATCATTTTCTGTGAAGAAACTACAGCCTGAAATAGGGGACAGGACAGAGGAGAACCTGAGTCCTTGTCCCGAGAAAGCAGGTAACTGGGAATCATGTGTCCGAGATGATGGCTCAGAAGAAAGTGAGGTATATTGGAAAGTACCTGATAAACTTGAGTTCCTTTGTAAAGAGGAGTTACCAAGTCCTCAAATCATCGAGGACCAACCCATGGAGGTAAAGCAATGCCTTGAATTAAAAGAAGACAAGAAATCTATAGACTATGAACCTTGCCTTAGGGTTGGCATGAATTGCTACATGGGCAAATTTCCTGCCAATTCTTTAAATACACATGCTTTAGAAGCTTCTGTGCCGTTGGAAATTGGTGCCACAGTAAAGAGTGAAACTTCTTGCCAAAGTCTTCAATGTCAAAGACATTCTTGCCCCAATTGTTTCATGGATTCCGGTGCAAATCCAGAGCCTCACACATGCCTTTGTTTCTTACCGGAATCAGACAGGACGGCTTCTGTGATTTTTCGACAAACCAGTCTGTCAAACGCTGTAACAGGGAAAATACAgtccagaaaaaaaagtaaaaagaaaaagaaggaaaaattgCTTGGAGTCAAGCCTGGGACGGGCAAGCTTGGTCTGAAAAAGCTCCGACAGGCCAGAGTGGCCAAAGGCCCCATGTGCAAAAGTGCTGCTGACTTGAAGAGGAAGGATAGGAGACGGAAACAGAAGTTAG ggagaaagtttatTCCCAAGAAACCGCAAGAAAAAAGTAAAGATCAATCTTTGCAGCTGCCGACAGAGCCATCATTTAAG CTGGTCTGCACAAGTTTGGATGAACTGCGGGATCTCATCAGTAAAACAGAGGATGAGCTAGACGAGTTGGAAAGCACCAAAAAGAGATGTGTTA GAACGGTGGTACATTAA